From a region of the Monodelphis domestica isolate mMonDom1 chromosome 8, mMonDom1.pri, whole genome shotgun sequence genome:
- the RUFY4 gene encoding RUN and FYVE domain-containing protein 4 isoform X1 — MERDRNILKVIQDLKKVVSAILWGYGEQEQPVTDASAELHGLCGYVELLLQFDQKNQKRFLGPRKDYWDFLSMALQRNGGNMEGIRFVYAQDKLKTTVGRGRAFIRFCLAHRQLADTLQLCLLDPELIRKWYGSQSPFLCPELSIDILESLYVLNGVAFDLELQRSDLDGGWPMFSESPCRNSSTISQEKLRNKQRQEILVTHLKSKGVQSKKPLTPLAGQPPGDVSKGVCLVIPNSSGIQEPLTEKKIEDSESTISQGALEDSKELEVVPHLSSLLGEIRKMPQGQVPSLHKKQHGRFPGAKIPGSPQIRQAPEQEKMHQKKEERVQFLGGEPVEWLCTSPKNQTHADLSVVEQEDGGRISSKTVQIKEEPSVRAGKKREQMGPEGQKMLKDPPKGRRDQRFAPKHLPNALGERFEEEQSEPRREHETHGVPEDSKILQDLETGKGQKGKQAQRQVPEASEKDQENLRDAEDVIKNLKECLQKAEEQSQKKEKLLMSLEEKLRELEEQLFRCQGQQSQLRGELEQRQQEAEKREDQYQQDLSEQHELVRVMKRRLVELIQEKDSLWQKTEHLSSLAPGLCIICSKIFGRLSRKYHCKGFWISTDSVEASSAMPVLWITRRKNDAVDLATRKEKSRSTKSRFSTSGLISSLFDDPWTISLNISHNDVLVPLLAKVT, encoded by the exons ATGGAAAGAGATAGGAACATCCTGAAAGTTATCCAGGACCTCAAAA AAGTTGTCTCTGCTATCCTTTGGGGATATGGCGAACAAGAACAACCAGTGACAGATGCCAGTGCTGAACTGCATGGACTGTGTGGCTACGTGGAGCTCTTGCTACAG TTTGATCAGAAAAATCAGAAGAGATTCTTGGGACCCCGGAAGGATTACTGGGACTTCCTTTCCATGGCCCTGCAGCGGAATGGTGGAAACATGGAAGGCATTCGATTTGTCTATGCCCAGGACAAG CTGAAGACCACAGTGGGGAGAGGTCGTGCATTTATTCGATTCTGTCTAGCCCACAGACAGTTGGCTGACACTCTGCAGCTCTGCCTTCTGGACCCTGAACTCATCAG GAAGTGGTATGGAAGCCAAAGCCCCTTCCTGTGCCCAGAACTGAGCATTGACATCCTCGAGTCCCTCTACGTTCTGAATGGAGTGGCCTTTGATCTCGAGTTGCAGAGGTCCGACCTTGATGGGGGCTGGCCTATGTTCTCAGA GTCACCATGCCGGAATTCCAGTACTATAAGCCAGGAGAAGTTAAGAAACAAACAGCGTCAAGAG ATCCTAGTCACACATCTGAAAAGCAAAGGTGTCCAGTCCAAAAAGCCACTAACCCCATTAGCTGGCCAACCCCCAGGAGATGTCTCCAAGGGGGTCTGCCTGGTGATACCTAACAGTTCTGGGATACAAGAACCCCTGACAGAAAAGAAGATAGAAGATTCTGAGAGTACAATAAGTCAAGGGGCACTTGAAGATTCCAAAGAACTGGAAGTGGTCCCACACCTAAGCTCCCTGCTTGGGGAAATTAGGAAGATGCCCCAGGGGCAGGTGCCCAGCCTGCATAAAAAGCAACATGGAAGATTCCCAGGAGCCAAGATACCTGGGTCCCCTCAGATTAGACAAGCGCCAGAACAGGAAAAGATGcatcagaaaaaggaagaaagagtacAGTTTCTTGGAGGAGAGCCCGTTGAATGGCTGTGTACATCTCCAAAGAATCAAACACATGCAGATCTCAGTGTTGTGGAACAGGAAGATGGGGGAAGGATATCTTCAAAGACAGTGCAGATTAAGGAAGAGCCCTCTGTCAGGgctgggaagaaaagagagcagaTGGGACCAGAAGGACAGAAAATGCTAAAAGATCCCCCCAAAGGAAGGAGAGACCAGAGATTTGCTCCAAAACACCTGCCCAATGCCTTGGGGGAGAGGTTTGAGGAAGAACAGTCAGAACCCAGAAGGGAACATGAGACCCATGGAGTCCCAGAAGACTCCAAGATCCTTcaagacctggagacaggaaaggGACAGAAAGGTAAGCAGGCTCAAAGACAGGTGCCTGAAGCATCAGAGAAAGATCAAGAGAACCTGAGAGACGCTGAGGATGTAATTAAG AACCTCAAGGAATGTCTGCAGAAGGCTGAGGAACAgtctcagaagaaagaaaaactactAATGAGCCTGGAGGAGAAATTGAGAGAACTGGAGGAACAGTTATTCAG GTGCCAAGGGCAGCAGTCCCAACTGAGAGGAGAGCTGGAACAAAGACAACAGGAGGCTGAGAAGAGAGAAGACCAGTATCAACAGGACCTCAGTGAGCAGCATGAGCTGGTCAGAGTCATGAAGAGACGTCTGGTGGAGCTGATTCA GGAGAAGGACAGCCTATGGCAGAAGACTGAGCATCTTTCTTCCCTGGCCCCTGGGCTCTGTATAATCTGTAGCAAGATTTTTGGCCGTCTGTCTCGGAAATATCATTGCAA AGGGTTCTGGATTTCCACAGACTCTGTGGAAGCCTCGTCTGCCATGCCTGTTCTGTGGATTACAAGAAGAAAGAACGATGCTGTCGATCTTGCCACCAGAAAGGAGAAATCTAGATCAACTAAGTCAAGGTTCTCTACCTCAGGACTGATCTCCTCCCTATTTGATGATCCTTGGACCATAAGCCTAAATATTTCCCATAATGATGTCCTTGTCCCATTACTAGCTAAGGTGACTTAG
- the RUFY4 gene encoding RUN and FYVE domain-containing protein 4 isoform X2, whose protein sequence is MERDRNILKVIQDLKKVVSAILWGYGEQEQPVTDASAELHGLCGYVELLLQFDQKNQKRFLGPRKDYWDFLSMALQRNGGNMEGIRFVYAQDKLKTTVGRGRAFIRFCLAHRQLADTLQLCLLDPELIRKWYGSQSPFLCPELSIDILESLYVLNGVAFDLELQRSDLDGGWPMFSESPCRNSSTISQEKLRNKQRQEILVTHLKSKGVQSKKPLTPLAGQPPGDVSKGVCLVIPNSSGIQEPLTEKKIEDSESTISQGALEDSKELEVVPHLSSLLGEIRKMPQGQVPSLHKKQHGRFPGAKIPGSPQIRQAPEQEKMHQKKEERVQFLGGEPVEWLCTSPKNQTHADLSVVEQEDGGRISSKTVQIKEEPSVRAGKKREQMGPEGQKMLKDPPKGRRDQRFAPKHLPNALGERFEEEQSEPRREHETHGVPEDSKILQDLETGKGQKGKQAQRQVPEASEKDQENLRDAEDVIKNLKECLQKAEEQSQKKEKLLMSLEEKLRELEEQLFRCQGQQSQLRGELEQRQQEAEKREDQYQQDLSEQHELVRVMKRRLVELIQEKDSLWQKTEHLSSLAPGLCIICSKIFGRLSRKYHCKLCGSLVCHACSVDYKKKERCCRSCHQKGEI, encoded by the exons ATGGAAAGAGATAGGAACATCCTGAAAGTTATCCAGGACCTCAAAA AAGTTGTCTCTGCTATCCTTTGGGGATATGGCGAACAAGAACAACCAGTGACAGATGCCAGTGCTGAACTGCATGGACTGTGTGGCTACGTGGAGCTCTTGCTACAG TTTGATCAGAAAAATCAGAAGAGATTCTTGGGACCCCGGAAGGATTACTGGGACTTCCTTTCCATGGCCCTGCAGCGGAATGGTGGAAACATGGAAGGCATTCGATTTGTCTATGCCCAGGACAAG CTGAAGACCACAGTGGGGAGAGGTCGTGCATTTATTCGATTCTGTCTAGCCCACAGACAGTTGGCTGACACTCTGCAGCTCTGCCTTCTGGACCCTGAACTCATCAG GAAGTGGTATGGAAGCCAAAGCCCCTTCCTGTGCCCAGAACTGAGCATTGACATCCTCGAGTCCCTCTACGTTCTGAATGGAGTGGCCTTTGATCTCGAGTTGCAGAGGTCCGACCTTGATGGGGGCTGGCCTATGTTCTCAGA GTCACCATGCCGGAATTCCAGTACTATAAGCCAGGAGAAGTTAAGAAACAAACAGCGTCAAGAG ATCCTAGTCACACATCTGAAAAGCAAAGGTGTCCAGTCCAAAAAGCCACTAACCCCATTAGCTGGCCAACCCCCAGGAGATGTCTCCAAGGGGGTCTGCCTGGTGATACCTAACAGTTCTGGGATACAAGAACCCCTGACAGAAAAGAAGATAGAAGATTCTGAGAGTACAATAAGTCAAGGGGCACTTGAAGATTCCAAAGAACTGGAAGTGGTCCCACACCTAAGCTCCCTGCTTGGGGAAATTAGGAAGATGCCCCAGGGGCAGGTGCCCAGCCTGCATAAAAAGCAACATGGAAGATTCCCAGGAGCCAAGATACCTGGGTCCCCTCAGATTAGACAAGCGCCAGAACAGGAAAAGATGcatcagaaaaaggaagaaagagtacAGTTTCTTGGAGGAGAGCCCGTTGAATGGCTGTGTACATCTCCAAAGAATCAAACACATGCAGATCTCAGTGTTGTGGAACAGGAAGATGGGGGAAGGATATCTTCAAAGACAGTGCAGATTAAGGAAGAGCCCTCTGTCAGGgctgggaagaaaagagagcagaTGGGACCAGAAGGACAGAAAATGCTAAAAGATCCCCCCAAAGGAAGGAGAGACCAGAGATTTGCTCCAAAACACCTGCCCAATGCCTTGGGGGAGAGGTTTGAGGAAGAACAGTCAGAACCCAGAAGGGAACATGAGACCCATGGAGTCCCAGAAGACTCCAAGATCCTTcaagacctggagacaggaaaggGACAGAAAGGTAAGCAGGCTCAAAGACAGGTGCCTGAAGCATCAGAGAAAGATCAAGAGAACCTGAGAGACGCTGAGGATGTAATTAAG AACCTCAAGGAATGTCTGCAGAAGGCTGAGGAACAgtctcagaagaaagaaaaactactAATGAGCCTGGAGGAGAAATTGAGAGAACTGGAGGAACAGTTATTCAG GTGCCAAGGGCAGCAGTCCCAACTGAGAGGAGAGCTGGAACAAAGACAACAGGAGGCTGAGAAGAGAGAAGACCAGTATCAACAGGACCTCAGTGAGCAGCATGAGCTGGTCAGAGTCATGAAGAGACGTCTGGTGGAGCTGATTCA GGAGAAGGACAGCCTATGGCAGAAGACTGAGCATCTTTCTTCCCTGGCCCCTGGGCTCTGTATAATCTGTAGCAAGATTTTTGGCCGTCTGTCTCGGAAATATCATTGCAA ACTCTGTGGAAGCCTCGTCTGCCATGCCTGTTCTGTGGATTACAAGAAGAAAGAACGATGCTGTCGATCTTGCCACCAGAAAGGAGAAATCTAG